One genomic segment of Ictidomys tridecemlineatus isolate mIctTri1 chromosome Y, mIctTri1.hap1, whole genome shotgun sequence includes these proteins:
- the LOC144372097 gene encoding uncharacterized protein LOC144372097, which produces MEPWYPGTHFTDQAIRAHLVGETGVRRMFSCGCKQCRASGSQESQGGQLALLWMHWVRLHLRRQSLWRLSQRSSRITGENDENTEEPFRVQSLEPYRQDQLRNELLPVICGRNLHFSSNMGLISWDFIPTQQVLDLLFPSASPSFLGTWVNFHTEASHQPPGSLSLQQLLPYVWLLLSGFNLEHQAHHLLAPTEDGISSQAEPESQADCATSSVPVMAPKPTPEPELSPREGAEPESRTSGVSTQYSPRPKYTNPMRGRCVIRIYLENERTTQYRSILVSLRAGESPGSPQWGRPSP; this is translated from the exons atggaaccctggtatccaggcacccacttcactgaccaagccatccgagctcatttggttggagaaactggagtgagaaggatgttctcctgtggttgcaaacaatgccgagcctcaggctcccaggaatctcaggggggccaactagcccttttgtggatgcactgggtgaggcttcatcttagacgccagagcctctggcgattgtcgcagaggagctcaagaatAACA ggtgaaaatgatgagaacacggaggagcccttcagggtacagagccttgaaccttataggcaggaccagcttaggaatgagctcctgcctgtcatttgtgggagaaacctacatttcagcagcaacatggggttaatctcctgggatttcatccccacccagcaggtgctggatctcttgttcccaag tgcctcaccttccttcctggggacctgggtgaacttccacaccgaggcttcccatcagcctccaggctctctgagtctgcagcagctgctgccatatGTGTGGCTCCTCCTGAGTGGCTTTAACTTGgagcaccaagcacaccacctgcTGGCCCCTActgaagatggcatatcaagccaggcagagcctgagagccaggcggactgtg ctacaagctcagttcctgtcatggctcctaagccaaccccagagccagagctttctcccagggaaggggcagagccggagtccaggacatcaggggtctccactcagTACTCCCCACGGCCCAAATATACCAATCCGATGAGAGGCAGGTGCGTCATTCGCatctacctggaaaatgaaaggacaacacagtataggagcatcctggtgagtcttcgagcaggggagtctcctgggagcccacagtggggaagaccgagtccatag